The Pectobacterium wasabiae CFBP 3304 DNA segment GAGTTTCCCAACAGCCCAAAAATTATGCTCATTAGCGGTGGTGATGCTTTGGTCAGCGCAGTGAAGCAAGGTGCAGGATGGCGCGCAGATTGTTGGGGGGACTGGCATAATTTTTCGACCACGTGGAGTCACATGCAAGATGATTATCCTCAGCGGCTGCAAAATGCGGAGGCGCTTTATCCAAATTTTAGCTCCGCATGGCAACGCGCGCCGGTGAGTCTGGAAATCTGTGGTTATATGTCGGAGTGGCAGAGCGTGCAGCACTATACTCGTGCGCAAGTGCAGGCGGCCTTTGACTGGGCGCTGGCACAGCATGCCAGCACGATTAATCTGAAATCGCGCAGCGTGCCGATGGAATATCGGGACATTGTAGATAACGCGCTGACCAAACTCGGCTATCGTTTCCGCTTGGCCTCGTTAACTCATGAGTCTGAACTGGCACAAGGGCAGAGCCTGACGTTAAACCAGCAGTGGTTTAACGACGGTGTTGCGCCTATTTATCTGAAATATGATGTGGCCTATCGGGTGGTGGATGATGCCAAGACCGTAATGAGTATGGGAAAAGCGGCTTATGACATCCGCACTTGGTTGCCGGGGCAGCATACCTCCGTCTACCAATTGGCGATGCCGAAAGCGCTGCCAGCCGGGCAGTATAATATTGAAATGGCGATGCTGGACGCAAAGGGAGTATCGCGAATTAATCTCGCCAACGAGGGCAAGCAGGCCGACGGTTGGTATCGAATTTCCACGGTAACGGTGCGCTGAGCACGGAATTAAGAATAGATATTCATATGCTGAAAAATATCGGTCATGTATGGTGTGAAATAAAAGCGGCGGGCAGCATTAAAGCTAAACTGGTAATACTGTTATTTCGCCTTTCAACCATTTACCAGTCATCAAATACGTTGCTGAAGATTATCAGCGTTCCTTTTGTTGTCCTAAATAAAGTGATTAATGAATGGCTGTTTTGTGTGGAAATTCCGCATAGAACTCAAATCGGTTTTGGGCTGAAAATATATCATCCGCACTGTATTGTGGTGAATTACGATGTCATCATCGGGGCGAACTGTACATTACGGCAGGGGGTCACCATTGGTAGCGTGATAAACCGTGAAGGTCATATCACCAAAAGCCCTGTGTTGGGCAATCAGGTGGAGCTTGGCGCCAATGCTATTCTGCTAGGCGATATTACATTAGGTGATAATGTAAAAGTTGGTGCCGGAACCGTGGTAACAAAAAGCCTTGCTGCCGGAAAGGTGGTCGTGGGGTATGGTGTCAGGGAATTGAATTGAGTGTGTATGCTCATTTCTGTGCGAATGTCATGTGGTAGCGTGTTGCCATTCGTGCTGTCTACTAAAATGATGGGATACATGCGATAAATAAATACTCGGTTCGTTCCCTCGGTTCGATTTTCTGCGATGTCGATAAATCGTAATGACTATTAGCGTTACGTTATCTGTATGATTAATATTCAAAGCGTATGCCAGAGGATAACATCATGCCAGCCACGAACAGTGTTTCTGTGAAACGCGAAACATTGAATTTACGTATCAAGCCTGCCGAACGCGACCTTATCGATCGAGCTGCGAAGGTCAGAGGAAAAAATCGCACTGATTTTGTGCTGGAAGCCGCACGCGCCGCCGCAGAGGAAGTGTTGATCGATCAGCGCATCATCATGGCTGATTCTGACGCTTATCAGGAGTTCCTCGCCCGCTTAGATCAGGCTCCTTCACCGAATGCCGCGCTGCGCAAAACCATGCAAACGCCTGCTCCATGGGAATTGAAAAAATGATCTCCGCCCCGAGCTACTTCATGCCGAGCATGAACTTTCCGCGTTCTGCTGTGGTGTGGAGTCTAGCTACTATGCTGTCAATGTGCTGGCGTATTACAGATCAACAATGAATTACACGATCACCAGTGTCTGTTTTCATCAGAAAAAGAACCATTCTTTGCGATAAATCGGGCGACGTCTTCCATCCCTTCGCGGTTTTCCTTCTTCCATTCCTCAGCTTTGATGCGCTGGGCTTCTTTGTCTATGACATCATTCACCAGATCAGAAATAGGTATCTCGGCAGCATTGGGAATCTGACTATCATCTTTGTCCACAGCCTTGCTAATAAGGTGTTTCATTGCCATATTCCTCTTTAACCAAGCGCTTTATATTTTGTAGGGATCTTAGCAATAATGCTGGCGGGGTCTAGAGAAAGTAAACGGGCGATATGGATAAATTCTACGATGTCTAACCTTCTTTCTCCATTCTCAACTTTGGCGATAAACGATTGGGGGCGATCCAGCGCTAGAGTCAGGTTTGCCTGTGTGATCCCTTTGGCAATGCGTGCTTCACGTAATGCCTTGATAACGATTGGATATTCATCAGAGTAAACAGAAGCCATCGATTCAACCCCATAAAATTTGGGATCAAATATCAGTCGCTCACTACTTTATCCCAAAATGGGATAAGTGAATCAATTCATCATAGGGAGAGGTCGATAAATGGATAAGTACGGTTGGCATCCGGCAGACATTATTGCTGGCTTAAGGAAGATAGGAACAACGTTGGCGGCGGTATCAAGGGCATCAGGATTAGCGTCTTCAACACTCGCGAACGCACTAACAAGACATTGGCCCAAAGGTGAAAGGTTAATTGCTTGCGCATTAGGAAAGCAGCCGGAGGAGATCTGGCCGCCACGCTATCAGGGCATGAACTCGAATCATGGGGAAGGGGAGGCGAAATAATATGTTCATAGAGAAGCAAACGCAGTTCAGAACCCATCCTCCAAAAGCAAAAAACCAGCCGCTAGGCTGGTTTCTTTAAATTAGTGGTGCCGGACTCGGAATCATACTCACGATTAACTTGCTGTTAATTATCTATTTTGTTGATATTTATTGTAAACAGCGCCCCCATGAAAGCCCCCATAAAAAATCGCTTTGTTTTTGTGATGGTTATCACGAAAAATCGTTTTTTTAGCGAATGAGGCTTCGTTATGTGTGGGATTAGGTCCACATATAACGGCGTGAGAAACATACCACCTCACTCGTAGTGATGTTGATCCGTCACCCCTACATTGAGCTTTTAGTTGATATGTTGGATTAGGTTTTTTTAGATAATATTTTACGGTATTAATTATTATTTATTGAATTACATAAATATTTTAATCTATTTTTGAGATATGGCTCTGAGTAAGTCGAGATAACCGAACATCATGGCTCAATTCAATCTCTCAGAACCAGAGCTAAAAATACTGCACCAGAGTCCCCTCTCATTTGCTTACCGCCGCCGCATACTTGGTCGGATTCTGATCATTCAGTACTGCTAGGTGACACAGCTTCCTGCGGGTAGTTGGGAGGCCATGAACCTCTGAGGAGCGATACAACGACTAGTCTGAGCATCTTTGTTTGTATATGAGTAAGAAACGGCAATTTATTCAATTTATCTTCACTGAGTTCATGATTATTTCATTTTTAGAGCATATTTTTCATATATTGATGATTATCTTCACTTGGTCTATCATGTGTTCATGCTTCGACAATCAGATGAATCAAATACATGCAACATACATTAGAAATACTAAAAGTTATTGAAGGGGCATTGAGTAATAATTTGACGCAAGTCACTGCTTATTCAGAGCTTCTTGCATCTAAACTGGAGAAGGCAGGGGATGCTAGAACAGCTCAAAGCATTAGAAAAAAGCTAGATAGTTCGGGGACTAACTACTCTACTGCTGGGATTAGTGGTCGGCCAGAACCAATTGTCCCGGTAGACAAAGATAGTCGTCTAACGTTAGGTGATGTGTTGTACCCAACTGTAGATGAAACTCGTATCCAGTTACCCGCAGCGGTACAAGAGAATGTCGATGAGTTTCTGTCTTTCATCAGTAAGGCACACCTCTTGTCGGAGGCGGGAGTTGGTATCTCCCCATCTATGATGTTATACGGTCCTCCGGGGTGTGGAAAGACGCAATTAGCCCATCATATTGCTGCGAGGCTCGAGTTACCCTTAATAACCGCTCGTTGTGATACGCTGATTTCTTCATTTTTAGGATCTACGGCTAAAAATCTTCGTAGCTTATTTGATCATGCAGCAAGTAGGCCCTGCGTTTTGTTTCTGGATGAGTTTGATGCTTTTGCTAAAGCAAGGGATGACCAGCATGAATTGGGAGAGCTTAAACGAGTTGTTGTAAGCTTATTGCAAAATATTGATGTATTGCCTGAGAATACAATTCTTCTTGCTGCCACTAATCATCATGGGTTACTTGATCCTGCTGTATGGCGAAGGTTTGCATATCGGTTAAAAATAACGCTTCCAAATAAAGAACTGAGATGCGACTTGATAGAACAATTTTTAGGGGATTTCAGTCCTAAAAGTGTAAAGAGGATCGCTGAAGCTACGGAAGGAATGAGTGGTGCGATGATACAGCAAGCCTGCAAAACGGCGATCCGAAATGCGATACTCTCAGGACAAGAGCACATTGATATCGATAAGTTAATCATTGGGTTAGCTATGGATCAGTATCAAGATATTCTGAGCCACTCAGAACTCAGTGATGAAGATAAGATCATTAAACTCCGAATGCTCAATGGTAAGGTTTTTACTATTGAGCGATTGGCTGCAATTTTTGGTCTCTCGACGGGTAAGATTTCGACTCTGACCTCAAAGAAGGATTCTAATTAATCATGGAAAAACAAAACAACCCAGTCCAGATTGTTCGGATCAGTGATAGTGATCACAAAAAAATTAACTACGAGGGCTTTGGGCCACAGACAGTGTTTGGAGACGGTGCAACTCAAGAGGTGAGAACACGCCTTGCCCAGCAAACAGGGAAGTCTATAGATTATTTTGCTGAACAGTTTAAGAATTGGCCAGGTTTGGCTGGAATTGTGAAGGTTACTCTTAAAGAAGAGGCGCTAGCTAAAAGTCATCGTCCTTTAAACTTGTTTTCTCCACAGACATGTCCAATAGTCGGTTCTCTGGATTTTGGAGAATTATTGGTCAGTGCAACGGCAACAGGCCTTAATAAACTGAAATCTAAATAACTTTGCATATTATCGCTCCACTTTAGCCAGACCATGATGATTGCCGGGGAACGGTGAGGCCGCATTCATAAATTGATTTACCCGACCCAGCAATTGCCACATATATCGGCACTGATGGTTACGCGTTATGGTTTCGTGCAACGACAGCCACAGCAATTCTATTGGATTCAGCCACGGCGAATACGTTGGCAGGAACAACAACCGGAACTTCTTATTTTTCTCCAGCCAGCGCTCCACCTTGTGGCTTTTATGGATAATGTAGTTATCTACCACTATCGTGAGCGTTTTTGCTCGCCGGTATGTGCGCCGTAATGCCTCTAACAGGTTGATAAATAAATCAGTGCACTTGCTGTTACCGCCGACATAATGGACTCGCCCCGTGTCCGAATGCAGTGCACCTGCCAGATAATGTTTTTGGTTATGTCCCGGCGTAGTAATACGCTTCTGTTGTCCTTTGAGCATCCAGTCCGCGCCGATTTTCGGGTTCAGGTCGATATCGACTTCATCCTGATAGAATACCGGATGGTCTGTCTGCTTCCGGGCGACAGCGTGTTCGATAGCGAGTCGCTTTTCCTCATAGTGCGGGTCTTTGATTTTCAGTGTCGGTGCGGCTCTGCGCCAGACAATACCCGCTCGTCTCAGGTAGCGGTGCAACGTGGCGGGATGAAGCGCTACATTAAAAAGCCGATTAACGATAAGTGCCAATAACTCAGTGCTCCAGCGGGAACGCAGCCAGCCAAAGTCCTGAGGGGAACGCTGAACCAGAAGCGGCAAAATATGCAGGATATCCGCGACTGGCCAACGTGGTTCTCGTCCAGACCTGAGGCTCTTTAATCCTTCAACGCCATGTAAAGTAAACCAATTTATCCATCTTCCGACGGATGAGCGAGCGGCACAGAGCAGTCTTGCGACGTCGGTGACGGTCATTCCCCGATGCAGCATCAGTATGGCGATGAGTCGTCTGGAATGGTTTTTATCGCGAGTCTGCTGGGCTTCTTTACGCATTAGTCGTCGTTCTTCATCAGGGATTGCTGCTATGATCGGCATCGCTCAGTCCGGTTGGTGATTTGTTTTGATTTGGCGATTGATCAGATCGCATAACTCGGACTGAGTTCCCTTCAAGTGATCTACTATTTGGCGAAGCTATTTAGATTGCTTGATGGAAAAAGTAAGAAAATAATTGCTAATATATCGGCTATTGAAAAGATAGAACCTTTTTCTTCTGATGATCGGTTAAGTGGTCGTGATTTAGACTATATATTATCTACCTCGGAAAAAGGTGGAAGGTTAAAAATCAGGTTGTTTGATCACCAAAATGAAGAAAAAAATAATAGTCTTAAATTGGCACTTGATAAATTTGCTAATGACAATAATATCCAGCTAAAAAACCTAAACTATGGTAGTAGCCGCGATCTTATTTCTGCGACAACTGAAAACAAATATACTGTAAAAAAACTAGTCAATTTTATTGGATTACGTTCGATTTCTACCATCCCTGTTTTTAAAGTAAGTGATCTATATTTACAAACTACGCCAGTGGGAGTCGCTGATGAACAGCTATTTCCTGCACCACAAATAGATGTTGATTATCCAATAGTAGGTGTTATTGACTCTGGTATTTGCCCGAATAGTTCGCTAATTTCCCCGTGGGTTATTGCACGAGAAAGCTACGTTCCTGATGGTTTCGAAGATTATAGTCACGGCACAATGGTTGCTGCGTTAATCGTGAATAGTCAAAGCTTAAATCATCAGGATGCGCGTTTTCCCAGTACACATGCCAGAATTGTCGATGTAAATGTGTTTCCTAAGGGAGGAATGACAACCGAAGACGAGTTGGTTGCCATTATTGAGGATGTTGTTCCTAAATATCCGCAAGTTAAAGTCTGGAATCTCTCGTTGGGGGGCAATGATCCTGTTCATAATACTGATTTTTCTGATTTTGCTCATTTCTTGGATGAAATGCATGATAAGTATGGATGCCTGTTTGTTGTAGCCGCCGGAAATCAGAATAATTACGAACAGTGGCCAACAGCGCGTGGTCATGCTGGTATTAATCGAATTTCTTCTCCGGGTGATTCAATCAGAGCGTTGACAATAGGCAGTTTGGCTCATAAAGAAACCCCATTATCATTGAGCCGGATAGATGAGGCATCGCCATTCTCCCGCATTGGCCCCGGTCCTAGTTGTATACCAAAACCAGAGATTACTCATTATGGTGGGAATGTTACAGCTAAAGGTGCATTTGCTCAAATAGGCATATTATCTCTAGGGCCGAATAATATGCTTTGTGAAACGATTGGGACCAGTTTTGCTACGCCAATTGCATCAAGTATTGCTGCACATTTACATCATTTCTTATCTCAGGGTGGGAGGGTAGAAGTTCCAACGGAACGCATTAAAGCACTAATGGTACATTCCAGCTTATTAGGTGGTAAGGTTACAACAGATACTATTAATCATAAGGGCTTTGGTCGGCCCGGAGACATTATTGATCATTTATATTGCGATCCAAATTGTATGACGATGGTTTTCGAAACAGATGTTCGTCACGGTGGTTTTGAGTTTGAACGGTTCCCTTTTCCTATTCCTGACTGCCTGAATACAGATGATGGAAAATATAAGGGAGAGGTCTTGATGACATTAGTCTATTCCCCTGAGATAGATAAAAATTACTCATCAGAGTATTGCAGAACTAATGTTGATGTAGGTATGGGAAGTTATAACCGTGATGAAGAGGGCATTCGTAGATTTAACTCGATGATCCCCGCTGCACCAAAAGATATTAAAGATTTATATGAAAGATCTCGAGTCGAAAATGGTTTCAAATGGTCTCCTGTAAAGGCATACCATAAGATATCCACTCGTGGAATCAATGTAGGCGATTGGCGACTTAAGCTTAGTGTTTTACGAAGAGCCGAAATGGCTATGCCGGAGAGACCACAACGGGCGACTCTCGTATTAAGTTTAAGAGGATTAGAACCTAATCAACCGGTCTACAACGAAACTATTCAAAAAATTAATCAGTTAGGATGGATAACCGTTGATATTGATCAGCATGTCAGAATTCGGACATGAGTGGATAATCATCGAACGACAAAACATTGCTCTGAATGGTTTCTTTCCAATTAGTATTATTTTTTGTGAGTTAGTATATTAACTAATATACGGTGGCAGTGAAAATTATTTCTATTCCTATATATCTTAGCACCTGAAAAATTCAGGTGCTAAGATTAATCTCTTGAAGATATATCCTACTGGTGATACATGATGCGCTTTGCGTTCTTTGTGTCGTTTATTTGGTTGCGTTTCAATGGTTGGCGGGACAATCCGCTAGTGCCCAGTAAGGTAGATAAGACCAAATTCGCCCGGTTTCAGCACTCGTAAGATTGCCCTTTTCGGTGGTATCATTTGCTATATGATTAATTTAATTTTCAAAATTATTATATGGATCGATTTATTTTTTCCATTGAACCATTTCACCATTATGTAATTTTAAAATTATTTCAGCAAAATCATCATCAACCGTATAAAAATAACACTCTGGCACATTAAGCACCTTAGCAAACGCGCACATCATCTCAAATGTTGGGCGATGTATACCGCTTTCATATTGGGATATGCGTGATCGTGCAGTGGCTTCCTCAATGCCAGCCAGTACGCCTAGCTTTTCTTGAGTGAGATTGGTTTGTAAACGAGCCGTTTTAAGGCGAATGGGCAACATGATGGCACCATCAATAAGGATATTGATAGCATGTTTAGCACTACTTTACATGTAGGTTGCTTAGACTTCCTGAACAATAGGGGGGGGATTTATTTGCATTCGTTAAGAATGACTCTGATGTTTAAGGTAAAGCTCCAGAACCATCTCAGCAAAATCATCGTTAACGGTGTAAAAGTAGCATTCCGGCACATTAAGTACCTTTGCAAATGCGCACATCATTTCAAACGTCGGACGATGTATTCCTCCTTCATACTGAGATACGCGGGAACGTGCAGTTTCTTCTTCAATGCCAGCAAGAACTCCCAATTTTTCCTGAGTTAGATTAGCCCGTAGTCGGGCAGCTTTGAGACGAGTAGGTAGCATTCATTACACCATCAATGATCATACATTGACTTAGTGTTTAGCATTACTTAACATCGTAGTTGTTTAGACTATCTGAACAAATGATGTTTAATGTGAGGCCACAAAATAAGGATCATGGAGATGATTGATAAGGATTGGCACCCGGCAGATATCATCGCCGGGTTAAGAAAGAAGGGAACAACATTGGCGGCCGTTTCCCGAGAAGCGGGGTTAGCGTCTTCCACGCTGGCAAACGCGTTAACAAAACACTGGCCGAAAGGGGAAAAGCTGATTGCGGAAGCGCTGGGGGTTTCACCTGCGGAAATCTGGCCTTCCCGTTACCGCAAATCAGAAGATCGTTAAAGTAAAACAGGATCTCCCGAACCGTTATCGAACTAGGTCGGTAACGGTTCGGGAGAAGGCAAGCGAAGCGCGACAGTTTACTTTTGTTGTTCGCCCCATGCTCTCACCTCATGACTTCGCCCTATGGTATGGGGCGAATGTATGCGGCGAGCGCGTGAGGCGAATGCGGTGGTAGCCATTCAGCCCTGTGCCGGGAAATGTATTTTCCGGCACAAAGCGGCGTGCGCCAGTTCATGCGGGCTGGACGCCCTTATTGCCTGTCGCATGGGGGTAATGTCGTGGCTGGACGCCACGTCAAAATCCCCAGGGTCAACAGCGGCACACCGTCGCGCGCTACGCGCGACCAACCCCTTTAAGACGCGCGTTTTAGCCTGTTATTTCTCTTTCTCGCAGGCTCGGTGCGAAATAACGGGAAACGCTGCTTTAAATGGGTTGGTCGCGCCTCGCTACCGGCTTGTGGCCGGAGACTTAGCGGCGACGGTGTGCGGGGCAAGCCCCCCAAATAAACCGACGCGTGGGCGCGTCTTTTTGCTCGCTGGGGCGGCAAAATTTATTCGGCTCCCCCCGGCCTGCTCGGTTTCCCTTGGGGGAAACGCTCGCGGGTGGGTTCGGGCGACGCAAATTAGCCATTTCTGCGAAATGGAATTTACTCGCCTCACGCCACTTTTTAATTTCTGCTGCTCGCATCCATTAAAAAGCCATACAAGGGCGGCCTGTCATATCGTTTGTCCCTGTAAACACGGGTAATTGCGATGGTGAAAAATCCGCTGTTGTATCAGGGATGTTCGGTGCTCGCTCTGCTGCGCTCCGCCTCAGCCCTGATACAACAGCGGCGTAGAGAAACAAGATAAGCCGCCTCTGTTCGATTAGAAGCGACTTATTCCATAGGTATATCAGTCTGGCTCAGGCAACTTTAATCGACTTCTCAAAGCGATAAGCCGGGATGAACTGATGCTGGCAGGCATCGAGATAATCCGACCACCACTGCATCATTTCGATTCTGGCTTCCAGATGTTCCGCTTTATGCACATAAGCCGCCCGCACGCCGTTGCGCTCTTTGTGGCTCATCTGTCGCTCAATGGCATCCTTTGACCAGCGTCCGGACTCGTTCAGGGCGCTACAGGCCATGGTTCTGAAGCCGTGGCCGCAGATTTCGGTTTTGGTGTCATAGCCAATTACGCGTAGCGCCTTGTTGATGGTATTTTCACTCATCGGCTTGTTCAGGGTATGGGCACCGGGAAAAACGAAGACCGATTCGCCGGAAATCGCCTGAATCTGTTTCAGTAGGGCGACCGCCTGCCGTGACAGCGGCACCAGATGTTCATCCTTCATCTTTGCGCCACGCTCTGAGAACCTCACGCCGTTTACCGCTTCACGCTGGGCGGGTACGCTCCAAATATGGGCTTTCAGGTTGAATTCATCCCAGCGGGCAAAACGGAGTTCGCTGGAGCGCAGAAAAACATGCAGATTCAGCTCCAGCGCCAGACGGGTCAGCATCCGGCCTTTGTAGTTCTCCATCTTCGCCAGCAGTTCAGGCAGGCGTTTCAGCGGCAGGGCGGGGTGATGTTGGGTCACGACCGGGGTCACGACACCGTCCAAATCGTAAGCCGGATTATATTTGATGACGCCCTGCTGTACGGCATGGCGCATGATTTTGGTCAGATGCTGGCGCACCCGTCCGGCGACGTCGTGCACGCCTTTATCGTCAATCGCCTTAACCAACTGCGCCAGATGGCGGGTTTCAACCTGAGCGATATCCATCGCGCCAATGGTGGGGAAAACGTAGCGTTTCAGGCAGGTGAGGATTTTATCGGCGTGCACGTCTGACCAAAGCTTGAGGCTGCTGGTGTGCCATGCTGTCGCGACATACTGAAAGGTGTGGGATTCATCAACGGCGGGATTGTTCGTTTTGCGAAGTTGGGAAGGGCTGATGCCGGATGCCAATAGCTTACGTGCCGCATCGCGCTTTTCGCGGGCCTCTGCCAGCGTGGTTTGAGGGTAGGGGCCAAAGGCCAGACGGTTCTCTTTACCGCCGAGGCGATAGCGAAAGTACCATAGCTTAGCGCCGCTGGTGGATACCGTGAGGTACAGGCCTTGCGAGTCAGTGAGCTTATAAGATTTTGCGAGAGGTTTCGCGGATCGGACTTTACTGTCAGTTAACATATGAGGGTCACTCCCGTTCATCGAACTGAATGACCCGCAATCTGACCCACAAATTCCCCGATACGAAGGGATAAATCAAAACGCATCGGAAAAGATTTTTACGCCAACTTATTGAATCGCAATAACATAGGGATTGATAAGGAGGCATAAAAAAGGAAAGGTGGTGCCCGGACTCGGAATCGAACCAAGGACACGAGGATTTTCAATCCTCTGCTCTACCGACTGAGCTATCCGGGCAACGGGGCGCATTAAACCTTAATCCCGTATGATCGTCAACCCTATTTAGGGAAAAGCTGTTCAACTGCTTAACTTTACGGCAATCTGATGGCAGGGTGTCGATTTTGCACAAATCTTCCAGATTGATGCGTATGAAGTGGCAATGCTGATAGCGAAAAGAGGGGAGCAATATGGCGAACGACTGGCTTGAGCTACGTCAGCATGCAGATACGGGGATTGAAACGATCAAGGCGCATTTTGAGGGGCACGCCTACGATCCACATTGGCACGACAGCTACCTCGTGGGGGTGACACTTTCCGGTACACAGCAGTTTCACTGCCGCCGTGAGCGATATCATAGTCGTCCAGGAGACGCATTTTTGCTGGAGCCGGGTGAAATTCACGACGGTGATGCGCCAGTCGACGGTGGGTTTACCTATCTGACGTTTTATCTTGATGAGCAGTGGCTGACCAATGCGCTGCACGGCTTGCATGAGTCCACTCCCGGGAGTTACTCACTCCATTTTGCGCAAACACTCACGCGTGAGCCACAGTTGGTTCGTTCGATTAGTGATACGTTCGCCACGCTTCACAACGATGAGATGAAAATTGTGCAGCAGAGCGCCATGGATAATCTGCTCTTGCAGATCACTGCGCATTGCCACTGGCGAAAAAAGCTACCATCGCAGTTGCAAAGTACAGCCGTGGCCCATCGCGCACGCGATTATCTTTATGCACATGTGGGCGAAAATATCGGCCTGTCTGACCTTGCTCGGGAGACGGGCACCGATCGCTTCACGCTGACGCGTTGTTTTAAACGTGAATTTCATTTGGCTCCGCACGCCTGGCTTATCCAACTTCGTTTGGCGAAAGCACGGCAGTTACTGGCATATGGCGATCAGCCTGCTGATGTGGCTGCGGCCTTGGGTTTCTCCGATCAAAGCCATCTTGGTCGCTGGTTTCAGCGGGCATACCGGATCTCGCCTGCCCATTACCGTCGGTTATGCACAAACCTTCCAGACGTTTCCAGAAGATAGCGGCACAGTCAGGGCTCTTAA contains these protein-coding regions:
- a CDS encoding helix-turn-helix domain-containing protein, which encodes MLPTRLKAARLRANLTQEKLGVLAGIEEETARSRVSQYEGGIHRPTFEMMCAFAKVLNVPECYFYTVNDDFAEMVLELYLKHQSHS
- a CDS encoding AraC family transcriptional regulator; this encodes MANDWLELRQHADTGIETIKAHFEGHAYDPHWHDSYLVGVTLSGTQQFHCRRERYHSRPGDAFLLEPGEIHDGDAPVDGGFTYLTFYLDEQWLTNALHGLHESTPGSYSLHFAQTLTREPQLVRSISDTFATLHNDEMKIVQQSAMDNLLLQITAHCHWRKKLPSQLQSTAVAHRARDYLYAHVGENIGLSDLARETGTDRFTLTRCFKREFHLAPHAWLIQLRLAKARQLLAYGDQPADVAAALGFSDQSHLGRWFQRAYRISPAHYRRLCTNLPDVSRR
- a CDS encoding tyrosine-type recombinase/integrase; the encoded protein is MLTDSKVRSAKPLAKSYKLTDSQGLYLTVSTSGAKLWYFRYRLGGKENRLAFGPYPQTTLAEAREKRDAARKLLASGISPSQLRKTNNPAVDESHTFQYVATAWHTSSLKLWSDVHADKILTCLKRYVFPTIGAMDIAQVETRHLAQLVKAIDDKGVHDVAGRVRQHLTKIMRHAVQQGVIKYNPAYDLDGVVTPVVTQHHPALPLKRLPELLAKMENYKGRMLTRLALELNLHVFLRSSELRFARWDEFNLKAHIWSVPAQREAVNGVRFSERGAKMKDEHLVPLSRQAVALLKQIQAISGESVFVFPGAHTLNKPMSENTINKALRVIGYDTKTEICGHGFRTMACSALNESGRWSKDAIERQMSHKERNGVRAAYVHKAEHLEARIEMMQWWSDYLDACQHQFIPAYRFEKSIKVA
- a CDS encoding helix-turn-helix domain-containing protein — encoded protein: MIDKDWHPADIIAGLRKKGTTLAAVSREAGLASSTLANALTKHWPKGEKLIAEALGVSPAEIWPSRYRKSEDR